In the genome of Gloeotrichia echinulata CP02, one region contains:
- a CDS encoding DUF928 domain-containing protein, with product MNLSHIFRFFTLSLFWQLLLLPGLAVRAQSQLESRHTLPEGIIFHENFEPPGDDKPKGSSGAGSRDGLKCSEDTQSIRPLMPKRNYGLTFAEHPTIFISLPKTSAQQVVLTFQDEAGKYYQRAFLPITADEQIVSFTLPDDKPPLEVGKNYQWSLILVCGKTVQPDDPVVRGWVQRVAKTPKIESELRQKSLIEQAEWYANKGYWYDMLRVIVEARRSHPDDAQLTKLWKDLLNSVQLGAVVSETPD from the coding sequence ATGAATTTATCTCATATATTTAGATTCTTTACCCTGAGTCTATTCTGGCAACTCTTGCTCCTCCCTGGACTGGCTGTTAGAGCTCAATCCCAATTAGAAAGCAGACACACTTTACCAGAAGGTATTATTTTTCACGAGAATTTTGAGCCACCAGGGGACGACAAACCAAAGGGTTCTTCCGGTGCTGGTTCTCGTGATGGACTCAAGTGTTCCGAAGATACTCAATCGATTCGGCCTTTAATGCCAAAACGTAACTATGGCTTAACATTTGCCGAGCATCCAACTATCTTTATTAGCTTACCTAAAACCTCAGCACAGCAAGTTGTGTTGACGTTTCAAGATGAAGCCGGAAAATATTACCAGAGAGCATTTTTACCCATCACTGCTGACGAACAGATTGTGAGTTTTACTCTACCTGATGACAAACCACCCTTGGAAGTAGGTAAAAATTACCAGTGGTCTTTAATACTTGTCTGTGGAAAAACTGTACAACCTGATGATCCTGTTGTTAGAGGTTGGGTACAACGAGTAGCCAAAACCCCAAAAATCGAGAGCGAACTTAGGCAAAAATCTTTGATTGAGCAAGCAGAATGGTATGCTAACAAGGGTTATTGGTATGATATGCTCAGAGTAATCGTAGAAGCTAGGCGATCGCATCCCGACGATGCCCAACTAACTAAGCTGTGGAAAGATTTGTTAAATTCTGTACAACTCGGTGCAGTTGTTTCTGAAACTCCTGATTAA
- a CDS encoding cation-translocating P-type ATPase, whose amino-acid sequence MAQKIELQSITGLSASTAATHLKQEGYNELPSTQHRNIWGIALEMFQEPIFLLLLGCGVIYLFLGDAQEALILLGFVFFIVGINLYQEQKTEKSLEALRDLSSPRALVIRDGERQRIAGREVVREDVIVLSEGDRIPADAVVIWSNNLSIDESLLTGESLPVRKQAVENSTEIESTTQTATQHRPGGEDLPFVYSGTLIVQGQGIAQVYATGMQTEMGKIGKALQTVEQEDTVLQRETRRIVSKLTFVAIAICVAVIVIYGATRGDWLQGILAGLALAMAILPNEIPVVLAIFLALGAWRFSLARVLTRRIPVVETLGSTTVLCVDKTGTLTFNRMSVQQLFVSPNFYDVTLHEREALPENFHELIEFGILASRKDPFDPMEKALKQVGDDYLARTEHLHQDWEILREYPLTGELLAMSCVWESPEKRLVIATKGAPEAIADLCHFNAQQMRDLEQHIGTMASTGLRVLGIAKAIGTHQTDNQLNSLPEKQHDFKFAFLGLVGMADPVRPTVAPAIAECYTAGIRVVMITGDYPATAQNIARQIGLTPATQVITGTELEQMIEGELLSRIQTVNIFARVVPEQKLLIVNALKRCGEIVAMTGDGVNDAPALKSAHIGIAMGQRGTDVARESADLVLLDDDFSSIVQSIRLGRRVFDNLKKGMAYTLAVHIPIAGMSLIPVIFHWPLVLLPIHIAFLHLIIDPACTVVFEAEPEESNVMRRPPRNPKEPLFSRRTLRLAVLQGLSVLVVLLAVFGVAFYSGNGEFDARALAFTTLIISNLSMILSNRSWSRTIPEMLHTPNTALWWVLGGGVVFMGLVLYVPLLRELFRFSFLHFDDLVVSLTSGVFSILWFEVLKIWPRKGG is encoded by the coding sequence ATGGCTCAGAAAATAGAACTCCAATCTATCACAGGGCTATCGGCATCCACTGCTGCCACTCACCTGAAACAAGAAGGGTACAATGAGCTACCATCTACCCAACATCGCAACATCTGGGGAATCGCCCTAGAAATGTTCCAAGAGCCTATTTTCCTCCTGTTGCTAGGCTGTGGTGTGATTTACTTGTTTTTGGGTGATGCTCAAGAAGCCTTAATTCTACTAGGCTTTGTCTTCTTCATTGTCGGCATCAACTTATACCAAGAACAAAAAACGGAAAAATCACTAGAAGCATTACGTGACCTCTCCAGTCCTCGTGCATTAGTTATCCGTGATGGCGAACGCCAACGGATTGCGGGACGGGAGGTAGTGCGTGAAGATGTAATTGTTTTATCAGAAGGAGATAGAATTCCTGCGGATGCTGTGGTGATTTGGTCTAATAATTTGAGCATTGATGAGTCTCTGTTAACAGGTGAATCCTTACCTGTACGCAAGCAAGCGGTAGAGAATAGTACAGAGATAGAAAGTACCACACAAACTGCAACACAGCATCGTCCTGGTGGCGAGGATTTGCCTTTTGTATATTCGGGAACCCTAATAGTCCAAGGTCAGGGTATTGCCCAAGTATATGCTACAGGTATGCAGACAGAAATGGGCAAGATTGGTAAAGCTTTGCAGACTGTAGAACAGGAAGATACTGTTTTGCAACGGGAAACTCGGCGTATTGTTAGTAAGCTGACGTTTGTGGCGATCGCCATCTGTGTGGCTGTAATCGTGATTTACGGTGCGACTAGGGGCGATTGGCTACAAGGAATTTTAGCAGGTTTAGCCCTAGCGATGGCAATTTTGCCCAATGAAATTCCTGTAGTCTTAGCAATTTTTCTGGCTTTGGGTGCTTGGAGATTCTCCCTGGCTAGGGTTTTAACTCGTCGCATTCCCGTAGTGGAAACTCTAGGTTCTACTACCGTTCTTTGTGTAGATAAAACTGGGACGCTGACTTTTAACCGCATGTCAGTTCAGCAATTATTCGTATCTCCCAATTTTTATGATGTCACCTTGCACGAACGAGAAGCACTCCCAGAAAATTTTCATGAGTTAATCGAATTTGGGATTTTAGCCAGTCGCAAAGACCCCTTCGACCCAATGGAAAAAGCCCTCAAACAAGTGGGTGATGACTATTTAGCCAGAACCGAACATTTACATCAAGATTGGGAGATATTGCGCGAGTATCCCCTCACAGGTGAATTACTAGCGATGTCTTGTGTTTGGGAATCTCCAGAGAAAAGATTGGTGATTGCTACCAAAGGTGCGCCGGAAGCGATCGCTGATCTGTGTCATTTTAACGCCCAACAAATGCGGGATCTAGAACAGCATATTGGTACAATGGCCAGCACAGGCTTGCGGGTTTTGGGTATAGCCAAAGCAATCGGAACACATCAGACTGACAACCAGTTAAACTCTCTTCCTGAGAAACAACATGACTTTAAATTTGCATTTTTGGGTCTGGTAGGTATGGCTGATCCGGTGCGTCCCACAGTAGCGCCAGCCATTGCTGAGTGCTACACTGCTGGTATTCGGGTGGTCATGATCACAGGTGATTATCCCGCAACAGCCCAAAATATTGCTCGCCAAATCGGATTGACACCCGCTACACAAGTCATCACCGGCACAGAACTAGAGCAGATGATAGAAGGGGAGTTACTTTCCAGGATTCAAACCGTAAATATCTTTGCGCGGGTTGTTCCAGAGCAAAAATTACTGATTGTTAACGCCTTAAAACGCTGCGGTGAAATTGTAGCCATGACGGGGGATGGCGTAAATGACGCCCCAGCCTTAAAATCGGCACATATTGGGATTGCGATGGGCCAACGGGGTACAGATGTAGCGCGGGAGTCTGCGGACTTAGTATTGCTAGATGATGATTTTTCTTCCATTGTTCAGTCCATCAGGCTAGGACGAAGAGTATTTGACAACCTGAAAAAAGGTATGGCTTATACTTTAGCAGTTCATATACCCATTGCCGGGATGTCCTTAATTCCGGTAATATTTCATTGGCCTTTGGTGTTACTCCCTATTCACATTGCCTTTTTACACTTAATTATCGATCCAGCTTGTACTGTAGTATTTGAGGCAGAGCCAGAAGAAAGTAATGTCATGAGGCGACCACCTCGCAACCCCAAAGAGCCATTATTTAGTCGGCGCACTCTGAGATTAGCAGTCCTACAAGGCTTGAGTGTATTAGTGGTACTGCTGGCTGTATTCGGTGTTGCTTTTTACTCTGGAAATGGAGAATTTGATGCCCGCGCTCTCGCATTTACCACCCTAATTATATCTAACCTGAGCATGATTCTCAGCAATCGTTCTTGGTCGCGTACCATTCCAGAGATGTTACATACTCCGAATACAGCACTGTGGTGGGTATTGGGTGGTGGAGTAGTTTTTATGGGACTAGTACTTTATGTACCTTTGTTACGCGAGCTTTTCCGTTTTTCTTTTCTCCATTTTGATGATTTAGTAGTCAGTCTCACCTCTGGGGTGTTCAGTATTTTGTGGTTTGAAGTCCTGAAAATTTGGCCCAGAAAAGGGGGTTAG
- a CDS encoding peptidase, with protein MKRAFRKYHRTLSIIICVPLLLTVLTGMLTTIVREWPISTGLSSNLLLKIHTGEIVHLEAIYPILNGLGLIGLLVTGLSMSGLFDRKKRTNINH; from the coding sequence ATGAAACGAGCATTTCGTAAATATCACCGCACCCTGTCCATTATCATTTGTGTACCGCTATTATTAACTGTATTGACGGGAATGTTGACGACTATTGTCCGAGAATGGCCGATTAGTACTGGACTTTCGTCTAACCTACTATTAAAAATTCATACCGGAGAAATTGTACATTTAGAAGCTATTTACCCAATTTTGAATGGATTGGGACTGATTGGGTTACTGGTAACAGGACTAAGTATGTCAGGATTATTTGATCGCAAAAAACGGACTAACATTAATCACTAA
- a CDS encoding DUF3288 family protein encodes MTEQSGSKDQQHPLYNRDRSFIDILLAQEPTNYNLAELARLRIRYLGFPGARDIQQDLDKVLQHWGLSESELFEKTRQLHDVGGIYTSRGKKEEQDWN; translated from the coding sequence ATGACAGAACAATCTGGGAGTAAAGACCAACAACATCCTCTCTACAACCGCGATCGCTCCTTTATTGATATTCTACTAGCTCAAGAGCCAACAAACTACAATTTGGCAGAATTAGCTAGACTGCGAATTCGCTATCTCGGCTTTCCAGGGGCGCGAGACATCCAACAGGATTTAGATAAAGTCTTACAGCACTGGGGTTTGAGCGAATCTGAATTATTTGAAAAGACTCGTCAATTGCACGATGTTGGGGGGATTTATACAAGTCGCGGTAAAAAAGAAGAGCAAGATTGGAATTAA
- a CDS encoding ATP-dependent Clp protease ATP-binding subunit, producing the protein MFEHFTSEAIKVIMLAQEEARRLGHNFVGTEQILLGLMGEGTGVAAKVLTELGVTLKDGRREVEKIIGRGSGFVPPEIPFTPKVKSLFEQSFKEAHSLGHNYINTEHLLLGLTEAGEGVAAKVLQHLGVDLKSVRAAVMRRLGDDATVFAAGGQKRNQQTLSLEEFGRNLTKMAAEGRLDPVVGREKEIERAIQILGRRTKNNPVLIGEPGVGKTAIAEGLAQRIINQDVPEVLLNKQVISLDMGSVVAGTRFRGDFEERLKKIMEEIRSVGNIILVIDEVHTLVGAGGTEGGLDAANILKPALARGELQCIGATTLDEYRQHIERDAALERRFQPILVGEPTVEETIQILYGLRVAYEQHHKVHISDAAVIAAAQLSDRYISDRFLPDKAIDLIDEAGSRVRLRNSQISSNKELKRELVGVSKAKAEAVRLQDFDKAGKLRDQELELIGQLHPESETGKKANIPIVDEEDIAQIVASWTGVPLNKLTESESELLLHLEDTLHKRLIGQEQAVTAVSRAIRRARVGLKHPNRPIASFIFSGPTGVGKTELAKALAAYFFGAEEAMIRLDMSEYMESHTVSKLIGSPPGYVGYSEGGQLTEAVRRKPYTVLLFDEIEKAHPDVFNMLLQLLDDGHLTDAKGRKVDFKNTLIILTSNIGSKVIEKGGGGLGFDFDNQADASYQRIRNLVNEELKAYFRPEFLNRLDDIIVFTQLSKDEVKQIAEIMLRDVSSRLTEKGITLEVTERFKERVVQEGYNPSYGARPLRRAIMRLLEDSLAEAMLSGQITDGDIAIVDIDDDGQVKVQKSECRELLLANVG; encoded by the coding sequence ATGTTTGAACACTTCACTTCCGAAGCAATTAAAGTAATAATGCTCGCTCAGGAGGAAGCTCGTCGCCTGGGACACAATTTTGTAGGAACTGAACAAATTCTCCTAGGTTTGATGGGAGAAGGAACTGGGGTTGCTGCTAAAGTGCTGACCGAATTGGGCGTTACACTCAAAGATGGACGTCGCGAAGTAGAAAAGATTATTGGTAGGGGTTCTGGGTTTGTACCGCCAGAAATTCCCTTTACCCCGAAGGTAAAAAGCCTCTTTGAGCAATCGTTTAAAGAAGCCCATAGTCTTGGACACAATTACATCAACACCGAACACTTACTCTTGGGATTAACCGAGGCTGGTGAAGGTGTCGCGGCTAAAGTACTGCAACATCTGGGGGTTGACCTCAAGAGTGTTCGCGCTGCTGTAATGCGTCGATTAGGTGACGATGCAACGGTTTTCGCTGCAGGTGGTCAAAAGCGCAACCAACAAACTCTCAGTTTAGAAGAGTTTGGCAGAAATTTGACCAAAATGGCAGCAGAAGGCCGACTCGACCCTGTAGTCGGTCGCGAAAAGGAAATTGAGCGTGCTATCCAAATTCTCGGTCGCCGTACCAAGAATAACCCAGTCTTGATTGGGGAACCAGGAGTTGGTAAAACGGCGATCGCCGAAGGTTTAGCTCAACGAATTATTAACCAGGATGTACCTGAAGTTTTGCTCAATAAGCAAGTCATCAGCCTGGATATGGGTTCTGTCGTCGCCGGCACTCGCTTCCGTGGCGATTTTGAAGAACGCCTGAAGAAAATCATGGAGGAAATTCGCTCCGTTGGCAATATCATCCTCGTGATTGACGAAGTTCATACCCTCGTTGGCGCTGGTGGTACAGAAGGCGGTTTGGATGCAGCAAATATCCTCAAACCAGCTTTAGCACGGGGTGAACTCCAGTGCATCGGCGCTACCACCCTCGATGAATACCGTCAGCACATCGAACGGGATGCAGCCTTAGAGCGTCGTTTTCAACCAATTTTGGTAGGGGAACCGACCGTAGAGGAAACCATCCAAATTCTTTACGGCTTACGCGTCGCTTACGAGCAACATCACAAAGTCCATATTTCTGATGCTGCTGTAATCGCCGCAGCGCAATTGTCAGACCGCTACATTAGCGATCGCTTCTTACCAGATAAAGCCATAGACTTGATTGATGAAGCTGGTTCTCGCGTGCGTCTGCGAAACTCTCAGATTTCTAGCAATAAAGAACTCAAGCGTGAACTAGTTGGCGTCAGCAAAGCCAAAGCCGAAGCCGTCAGACTCCAAGATTTTGACAAAGCTGGTAAGTTGCGCGACCAGGAATTAGAACTCATTGGTCAACTCCATCCTGAATCAGAAACTGGCAAAAAAGCCAATATCCCCATCGTGGATGAGGAAGACATCGCCCAAATCGTCGCTTCTTGGACTGGTGTACCCCTCAACAAACTGACAGAATCTGAGTCAGAATTGCTGTTGCACCTAGAAGACACCCTCCACAAACGGTTGATTGGTCAAGAGCAAGCAGTCACCGCTGTTTCTCGCGCCATCCGTCGCGCCCGTGTCGGCTTAAAGCATCCCAATCGCCCCATTGCTAGCTTTATCTTCTCTGGCCCTACCGGAGTTGGTAAAACAGAATTAGCAAAAGCATTAGCTGCTTACTTCTTCGGTGCTGAAGAAGCCATGATTCGTCTGGATATGTCCGAATACATGGAAAGCCACACCGTATCCAAGCTGATTGGTTCACCTCCTGGTTATGTAGGATACAGCGAAGGTGGACAACTTACAGAAGCGGTGCGGCGCAAACCATACACGGTGCTGCTATTCGACGAAATCGAAAAGGCGCATCCCGATGTATTTAATATGTTGCTGCAACTCTTAGATGACGGTCATCTTACGGATGCTAAAGGTCGGAAGGTGGACTTCAAGAACACCTTGATTATTTTGACTTCTAACATCGGTTCTAAAGTGATTGAAAAAGGCGGTGGCGGTTTAGGCTTTGATTTCGACAATCAAGCCGATGCTAGTTACCAGCGCATCCGCAATCTAGTCAATGAAGAACTCAAAGCTTACTTCCGTCCTGAGTTCCTCAACCGTCTCGATGACATTATCGTCTTCACCCAACTTTCTAAGGATGAAGTCAAGCAAATCGCGGAAATTATGTTAAGAGATGTTTCTAGCCGCTTGACTGAAAAAGGAATCACCTTAGAAGTTACAGAACGCTTCAAGGAGCGCGTAGTCCAAGAAGGTTACAACCCCAGCTACGGCGCCAGACCATTACGCCGGGCTATTATGCGCCTGTTAGAAGATTCCTTGGCTGAAGCGATGCTATCTGGTCAAATCACCGATGGTGACATAGCCATTGTGGATATTGACGATGACGGTCAGGTGAAAGTACAAAAATCAGAATGTCGAGAATTGCTCTTGGCTAATGTTGGCTAA
- a CDS encoding AAA family ATPase, translating to MKNLNSLTIHQFRGLQNLELQGLGQINILVGVNNAGKTSVLEAISTYCRPLDLSEWLTTAWRREISPNRSSRLEALKWLFPQHKQGRYPQNYQGKILMSGTGDFPVTRLEATYQELEGTWITKETLGDEEINESDESLEDDLDRTRQGAELELKVTTNQGNLFTSQEEIIEQFQIWENDRFIPKRGQKNLALPVATITPFSHRAERFQIRLLSEATFQDFKPEVIELLKYMDSGILDLEILVPPGQRLSRPSIYISHQQTGIAPISSFGDGVPRLLLMSLMLARVQTGILLIDELGTAIHTEALQRLFQWLVDWSRKMKVQILATTHSLEVIDALVSANSPEDDLVVYRLEPEESNTNVVRLDRNMLKTLREDLGQEVRW from the coding sequence ATGAAAAATCTTAATAGTCTAACCATCCACCAGTTTCGAGGTTTACAAAACCTGGAATTACAGGGGCTGGGACAAATCAATATACTTGTAGGAGTTAACAACGCAGGTAAAACCAGTGTACTGGAGGCAATTTCAACTTATTGTCGTCCACTAGACCTATCTGAGTGGTTAACAACAGCATGGAGAAGAGAGATCAGTCCAAACCGTAGCTCCAGGCTGGAAGCTCTCAAGTGGTTATTTCCTCAGCATAAACAAGGGAGATACCCTCAAAACTACCAAGGAAAGATATTGATGTCTGGAACAGGTGATTTTCCAGTCACGAGACTAGAAGCCACCTACCAAGAATTAGAAGGAACATGGATAACGAAAGAAACACTTGGTGATGAGGAAATTAATGAAAGCGATGAAAGTCTTGAAGACGATTTGGATAGAACCCGACAAGGCGCAGAGTTAGAGTTAAAAGTTACTACTAACCAAGGAAACTTATTTACGAGCCAAGAGGAAATTATTGAACAGTTTCAAATATGGGAGAATGACAGATTTATTCCTAAAAGAGGACAGAAAAACTTAGCATTACCTGTTGCTACTATTACTCCATTTTCCCATCGTGCAGAACGGTTTCAGATTCGACTACTTTCAGAAGCAACATTTCAAGACTTCAAACCTGAAGTTATTGAATTACTTAAATATATGGACTCAGGGATTCTTGATCTGGAGATTCTTGTACCTCCAGGACAAAGGTTATCCCGTCCTAGTATCTACATTAGCCATCAACAAACAGGTATTGCACCAATAAGTTCTTTTGGTGATGGTGTACCTCGTTTGCTATTAATGTCTTTAATGCTTGCCAGAGTACAAACAGGAATTCTGTTGATTGATGAATTAGGAACAGCTATCCATACTGAAGCCCTGCAACGTTTATTTCAGTGGCTGGTTGATTGGTCTCGAAAAATGAAAGTACAAATTTTAGCGACTACCCATAGTCTTGAAGTTATTGATGCCCTAGTGTCTGCGAACAGTCCAGAGGATGATTTAGTAGTTTATCGCTTAGAACCAGAAGAATCAAATACCAATGTAGTGAGGCTTGATAGGAATATGCTCAAAACGCTTCGGGAGGACTTAGGACAGGAGGTTCGTTGGTGA
- a CDS encoding DUF3226 domain-containing protein gives MNRNYALIGVEGPHDVAFVGKVLKLLGFKKFNGEERALDPFWKKFIPTYPKTGGNLYARLDMPSIFVTDTLSVAIYAGGGSSLAERLSAILANHAPYQKQILAFGIIADADNDLPRNIVEKYKKTFQVYFPGFPTVGGSIDLGSPRTGIYVLPDNTQQGVLETILCTCGNYVYPLHMNQASSYLAAFSDEYKRDWKPFDHRKALIATVVSILKPGKTNTVSIEDNDWVSIDTQSNVAALASFVDFIQELLNLN, from the coding sequence GTGAATCGGAACTATGCTCTTATTGGCGTTGAAGGTCCTCATGATGTTGCATTTGTAGGCAAAGTTCTTAAACTTCTTGGGTTCAAAAAATTTAACGGGGAGGAACGAGCTTTAGATCCATTTTGGAAAAAATTTATTCCTACATATCCAAAAACAGGGGGGAATCTATACGCAAGATTAGATATGCCCTCTATTTTTGTGACAGATACTCTCTCAGTTGCAATATATGCAGGTGGTGGAAGCAGTTTAGCTGAACGTCTATCTGCGATTCTTGCAAATCATGCACCATACCAAAAACAAATTCTTGCATTTGGAATTATTGCCGATGCTGATAATGATTTGCCGAGGAATATTGTTGAAAAATATAAAAAGACATTTCAAGTTTATTTTCCTGGATTTCCAACAGTAGGAGGAAGTATAGATTTAGGGTCTCCTCGGACAGGTATTTATGTACTTCCAGATAATACACAGCAAGGTGTACTTGAAACTATTCTTTGCACTTGTGGAAATTATGTTTATCCTCTCCATATGAACCAAGCTTCCTCCTATTTAGCTGCATTTAGTGACGAATACAAGCGTGATTGGAAGCCTTTTGATCATAGGAAAGCTTTAATAGCTACAGTGGTTAGTATCCTCAAACCAGGTAAGACTAACACGGTGAGTATTGAAGACAATGACTGGGTAAGCATTGACACTCAAAGCAATGTAGCTGCGCTTGCAAGTTTTGTGGACTTTATACAGGAGCTTTTAAATTTAAATTAA